Proteins from one Gossypium raimondii isolate GPD5lz chromosome 8, ASM2569854v1, whole genome shotgun sequence genomic window:
- the LOC105791226 gene encoding homeobox-leucine zipper protein ATHB-12: METDYHPAVDEAIAEQAPQIPRNKKKNKLKKKRRFSDEQIRLLESIFESETKLEPRKKMQLARKLGLQPRQVAIWFQNKRARWKSKQIEQDYNTLKANYDNLESRFESLKKEKQSLILQIQKLSQLLEEHRKGRKGLDGSSTDGGGGGGGSEYGEIKCETEAEGQPSFQHKECLGLQTENERDDVKQTGQGGEEFLIMDEYRNDSPASPDKFYGLHSADMFDHSYTNSQWLNFWT; encoded by the exons aTGGAGACAGACTATCATCCAGCAGTAGATGAAGCAATAGCAGAACAGGCACCTCAAATTCCAAGgaataagaagaagaataagctgaagaagaagaggaggtTTAGTGATGAGCAAATCAGGTTACTGGAGTCGATATTCGAATCGGAGACGAAGCTCGAACCGAGAAAGAAGATGCAACTGGCGAGGAAGCTAGGCCTTCAGCCTCGCCAAGTAGCTATATGGTTCCAAAACAAAAGAGCCAGATGGAAGTCCAAACAAATAGAACAAGACTACAATACACTCAAAGCTAATTATGACAACTTGGAGTCAAGATTCGAGTCCTTGAAGAAAGAGAAACAGTCCTTGATTTTACAG ATTCAGAAGTTGAGCCAACTGCTGGAGGAACATCGTAAGGGCCGCAAGGGTCTTGATGGAAGCAGCACggatggtggtggtggtggtggtggttcAGAATATGGAGAAATCAAGTGCGAGACTGAAGCTGAAGGGCAACCAAGTTTCCAACACAAGGAATGCCTCGGGTTACAAACTGAAAACGAGAGAGATGATGTAAAGCAAACAGGGCAGGGCGGAGAAGAATTTCTAATAATGGATGAGTATAGAAACGACTCCCCAGCTTCACCTGACAAATTTTATGGGCTTCATTCGGCTGACATGTTCGATCATTCATATACCAATTCTCAGTGGTTAAACTTTTGGACTTGA